aatatttattgttatatttaaattaaaaaattgtctttaattATAAAGCTCTTGGTTTTCTTTTCATTTTGCAAGTTAATGAGTAGTTTAAAAAGGTAAATAGTTTCTTTTAAGCAGATTAATTAAAGTTCCATTAAATCCATTATTTGAGTGTAGAAAAATATCTTTGGTCGTATGTGAATAATGATATTAGTAATCCTCAAAGTTGTCtaaaaatcagcaaataaaaaaagaccaTTATTAGCGCTGATGCTATATGATGCGCTGATGGTAGCGTTGATTCTAATCTGAACATCActaagattattttatttaaaattactaaagaagttgcgtttttattttttaaagggaTGCTATCGCCAAGTCTCAATAGctgcaaaaaaaatcatttcaaattaTGCAAATAGGGTGGTCCCATAGGGGGAGCGTTGCATTGCGTTTGTAGCCCACCACACCTGGGAaatggaaactttttaaaaatatgaatccGAGTGAATAGGGGAAGGGGAGTTCACAAATAATTAACGGAGGAGGGATAGTATTTATTTAGTATCTGGGAGGAATTTGGTTATGAAGCTTGGGGGGCggtcatttttttgaaaaaatattgctaaagGAGAAATAAATCCTAAATCCGCCCCTGCATGGATCTCGGTAAATGCACAGAAATATTGAAGAAATGCTGAGCTTTCTTGGAGGAAAGTAGAAATACAGGATTTAAAAGCGCCATTTTAACATCATAGGAATTGGCCGAAGAACCAATCAAACATGTGTTTAAAGTCACATCAAGAGTTCAATGTATTAAGCGTCAAGCTAGAGAAACTGTCCGCAATGAGCCTATAACTTccccagaaaaaaaaatttgaagttgcATATTTTAACTGTCTTTTGGACTCTACATTAAGCTCATTCGATGAAAGATttgaagttgaatttttttgataagttaagTAATTAGGATTATGGCCTTTTTTGTGCAATATAAAAACAGATTCCGGAAAAACTTGACCTTGTCGCACTTTGTTGTCATCTCCAATTGAAATTAACTCTGGACTCTAAGTCAGATATAGACGGTAGTATGTTGTGCGATGAACTCCTAACTCTGAAAGCATTTTTTATGAATAGAATGTGGTTACtcctgtttttgttttaaatttaataaaagatcgCAAATTAAAGAGCTATATCCAAATGTGCGGATAGCATTGCGAATATTATTGACTATACCTGTGACCGTTGCTAGTGGGGAGAGGAATTTTTCAAAGCTTAAGTTGATAAAAACCTATCTAAGATCAACAATATCCCAATCTAAGTTGATAAACTTAGCGACTTTGTCAATCGAAAATGAAATTGCTGAAAAAGTCGACTttgataaactaataaaaaaatttgccgATAGAAAGGCAAgaaaagttacattttattagtttttctttttaataaatagttatttattttagtaattgattatttaattataacctttgcctttttttttgtatgggGTTGTATTAAGTTAGGGGCGCAGTAGAAATCTTGCCCAAGGCGTTGATATTGCTAAAACCGGCACTGCCTAAATTTAGGAAGTGCCGGTTTTAGCAATATCAACGCCTTGGGCAAGATTTCTACTGCGCCCCTAACTTAATACAAcacatacacaaaaaaaaggCAAATGTTATAATTAACACAAATGTcgagaaaagaaagaaattaatttatgttaaatgataaaaaaaaaaagtaatattaaatttgattatttaacattaaaaataaaattaaaaaaaaaaaaaattaaaattgaaacgtttcataacataaattattttctttcttttctcgacatttgtttaaataaattaagatatcttcatatttttttattatttcttaaagttgcaactttgcaaataatgattctttacttttaaaaagttattaacaaacaaaaattattacttgttgcaaagaaaaaaatcttttttattaaatataaaagttttattaaatataaaagtttattatcgCTGGTAATTACTTTACCAGTGCTGACAAACAAAGATTTGAGTTTCCAAgtaccatttattaaaaagatatatagcGTTGTTCTTTCACTTGCCTTAAGGCAAAAAAGTTAAACGTACGCTTTATGAGTATTTTTGATGCAGAGAAATAAGCTATAACATGTTTACaaagtattcaattttttgtaaaaaacagaaaagaaggaagaaaaaccttttattcaatacttaacaaacaaaacttcaatacttaaattaattacttttattatttaattacttttattaaatatttattaactacttttattatatataaaattaattaaaatataaaattaattgaaatacaatacctaataaacaaaacttattttattcaaataacttttgattttaaaattgatttttaaatttctaaatcaaataaattttgattaagaaagaattttaaaaatttaaaactctttctaattttaattaaatttctgttttcacttttttgatATCGCACAAtctgttaattatataaatctgatgactattataaaatattatttttctagaCCATTATTTTCGCcgaacttataaatataaacgaAGACGTTGCAAGAGTTATTTTCAGgcaaaaaaatctataatagtGTTACATTCAAAAAggtagttgtttttttttattataaaaaaataaaactctttataATAGTCTGGTCgctacatgtaaaaaaaaaggaaaactaaacattttgagtggacattttaatttttatatagacttGTTCCTTGTAacttaagaagtttaaaaatttttacgtgCTACTTGGAAACTGCTTATAACTTTAGTTAGAGACAAAAATAAATCCAACTTATTGAAAGGATTTCAAGTATAAATTATCCGCCATGTTGTTTACAAATCGAATACCGCAAAGCATTGatttagtttttacaaattattgacAGGGGgttgataatttgtaaaattaaatgttttaaatatagttattcaaatatatttaagcaaaactttataaacgtttttcaaaaagaaatttttttataattatttttaatattgtattaaaataataaaatagttgtaatttagtgaatttaaaaaagaaaatttgttccCGTTATTTGTTtacgttaaaaaatgtttacttttcaaaaactgtttactACTAACTAACTGTTTACTGTTTAAacgtgttttatttatttttatttatttactaatattaaagtaaataatggCGAGTAGCAAAAAAACACAGCATCTTAATCTAGTTCCtagaaaagaatttaaaaatgcttgCATACTTCATCAAGGAGAAGTTGCccataataataacaaactgcGGGGTTTTACTGAAAATGAGCTTGCAAAAGTTAAGAATGCTTGGTAAGTCACAAACAATAAATAGCATggatttgataataataattttttttactatagtcGAATTCGAAATGACTTTGAAATCATAAACATTCTACCTGATACGTGCCCAACAACTCTCTTGTTCCATCAAAGATGTTACGATAAGtatgtaaatacaaaaaaaaattaaacattctACAACATCGGAAAAGTAGAGCAGAGAAAGTCAACGAGAATGTAGGCGTGAATAATATATCCTCATCTAAGCGCAGAATCTCAGCTCGGAAAAGAGATAGAtcaggtaaattaaaaacctttgGGTGGGAATTgcaaagcaaataatattacCCTCATTTTTCAcgtttttcattgttttatgtACTActtcaaagttaaaataattccCTTGTTTTAGGAAAAATTATTGCGGATGAAGAATGTTGCATTTGCTATTGCAAAAAGACTAATAAAGATAGGAACGGATATGAAACGCTTATAAAATGCGTAACGGAAAGTGCAGCAAACGTGTTAAAAGAAAACGCTTTAAGTAAAGCTGACAACCCACGACTCATGGCTAGTATATCAGGCACAGAATGGCAAACCATAATTTCCTTAGAGTTATATTATCATCGGTCTTGTTACCTTAAATATACAAGACCCCAAAAAACTCCTTTTATTACAACAGAAGATGCAATTATGCGTTTGCTCTTCGACTATGTGAAAGAACACGTATTAGACAACTTAGAGATTATTCATACAAGTAAGCTATTTGAATTTTACAAAGAAAACTGCACAGATAGAAGAAAGGTTCCAGATAGAAGGACTATACAGGATGCTGTAGTTGCAGAATTAGGCGGGTCTGTTCAGTTGTGGTCACCAAAATACGGCTATTCTTTCTTATATAACGATAGTATTGAGAAGGGAAAAAtcattgaagtttttttaaaaacaattgagaatctagaaaaaaagaataattcaaAACCGATTGAACAGCTTATCGATCATGTCGCAAAAGAGATTCGCAGCGAGGTTTTGTCTatgaaaaaaacatactttGAATGGCCTCCTAATGAAGACGAATTACTAAGAGTTAAAACTGAAATTTCACCTCTTCTGcatcaactttttgcaaaaaatttattttgtgttagAGTTAGTAAAAGAGGAATTGTCAAAATAAACTCTCTTTGTGAAGATGTTATTTATAACGTAACAAACGGCCATCATCGATGCTCTAAACACGTGTTATTAGGGTTAAGTACCAAACGAAAAACTGGATCAAAAGAGTTAGTGAAATGGCTAAGTAAATTAGGACATGGAATTTCCTATGATGaagtaaattatttagaaacatTTCTTGCACAAAATGCAAtgcaaaatcaaatttttaaaagtttttgtccTTCTGTTCTCCAGCCCTCAAAATTTGTGACCTTTGTTTGGGACAACAACGACATAAATCCTGAAACTTTAAAAGGAACTTCTATGCACGTCACAAATGGTATTGTCATTCAGTTACAAATTATTGGTCAAGTACACAAAAACGAGGTTAACGAAataatttcaagaaaaagagaaagatcttttaaagcaattgaGAAAGAGTTGCCTCTGTACATAAAGCATAATCGAGAAGAACCAGATTACCTACGTAAAACAAACGCGTTATCAAAAGACAGTAAGTTACTGGTAGTTTCAGAGAAGCTGGATTTCTTTTGGACCTTACTATATCATTTTTCTAGTGATATCCCAAGCTGGACTGGGTTTAACTATCTAATTACACCTAAAAAGATATCAGAAGACATCCACACTATTAGCTATCTTCCTGCTATTAACTCATcgcctacaaaaaaaaaaaagctaaagccGAGAACCTTGGTCTCTCCGAAACTGACGTTGTAATGGATCAAGCGATATATGCAAAAGCGGTGGAAATCCTGATGAACCCTAGTCATATTGATCTTAAAAGATTTATTGTTCTCCGAATGGGTGCATTTCACACATCTTGTATTTTTCTAGCTGTTATTGGCAAAAGATTTAATGATGTCGGATTACAAGACTGGATAATTGAAGCTGATATAGCCGGTGAGTG
This genomic interval from Hydra vulgaris chromosome 01, alternate assembly HydraT2T_AEP contains the following:
- the LOC136074625 gene encoding uncharacterized protein LOC136074625 yields the protein MASSKKTQHLNLVPRKEFKNACILHQGEVAHNNNKLRGFTENELAKVKNACRIRNDFEIINILPDTCPTTLLFHQRCYDNRAEKVNENVGVNNISSSKRRISARKRDRSGKIIADEECCICYCKKTNKDRNGYETLIKCVTESAANVLKENALSKADNPRLMASISGTEWQTIISLELYYHRSCYLKYTRPQKTPFITTEDAIMRLLFDYVKEHVLDNLEIIHTSKLFEFYKENCTDRRKVPDRRTIQDAVVAELGGSVQLWSPKYGYSFLYNDSIEKGKIIEVFLKTIENLEKKNNSKPIEQLIDHVAKEIRSEVLSMKKTYFEWPPNEDELLRVKTEISPLLHQLFAKNLFCVRVSKRGIVKINSLCEDVIYNVTNGHHRCSKHVLLGLSTKRKTGSKELVKWLSKLGHGISYDEVNYLETFLAQNAMQNQIFKSFCPSVLQPSKFVTFVWDNNDINPETLKGTSMHVTNGIVIQLQIIGQVHKNEVNEIISRKRERSFKAIEKELPLYIKHNREEPDYLRKTNALSKDSKLLVVSEKLDFFWTLLYHFSSDIPSWTGFNYLITPKKISEDIHTISYLPAINSSPTKKKKLKPRTLVSPKLTL